The nucleotide window GAGCGCGTCGCTGACGCCCTCGCCCAGGTAGTAGAAGATGCCCGTGGTCGGCTCGACCGGGACGTTGTTGTTGTAGAAGGTCGGGATCCAGTACGAGGACTTGTCGATCGACGGGTTGCAGTTGCTGTTCGCGTTGAGCAGGTCGTTGACGGTCGAGTAGGCGTTTGTCACCGTGCTGCCGAAGAAGCTGTGCATGTGCGAGGCGCCCGGCATGCTCGGGAACACGATCGGGTCGTCCGGCAGCCGGTGGCTGTACGGGCAGTCGGCGAGGAACTCGGCCACCCGCACGGCGCCCGGCGGGATGGTCGGCGGTGCGGTCGGGCCGCCGCCGGTGCCGTACACCTCGAATTCGGTGAGCGAGACGCCCCACTGGGTGGCGCGGGCCGTCGAGAGCATGCGCACGTAGCGCCCGGAGCCGGCGACGGCGACGCTCTGCCGCCCGCCGGTGCCGGCGACGTTGGCCTTGATCGTGGTCCAGGTGCTGCCGTTGGGGGAGACCTGCACGCTGAACGTCCTCGAGTACGCGGTCTCCCAGGCCAGCACCACGGAGGAGACCGTCGCGGTGCCACCGAGGTCGACCTGCAGCCACTGCGGGTCGCTGAACGCGCTGGACCAGCGGGTGCCCGGGTTGCCGTCGACGGCGTTCGAGGCGGGGAAGGCGGCGGACTCGGTCGACGACGCGGTGGCCGGGCGGCCCTGTGAGAGCAGGGGGTCCGCGGCGCTGGCGCTGGACTGCGCGGCGACGACGTAGGTCGTCAGGACGGCCACGACCGCGGCCGCGATGGACAGGGATCTCTTCTTCATCGGGGATTCCTCCAAAAGTGGCGGTGGAACTTCTGGGAGGTGGTGCGCCGGGGCGGGGATGGGGGCCCCGCCCCGGCGCTGGATGCGGCCGTCAGGTCACTTGTAGACGCGGACGTAGTCGACGAGCATCCGGGAGGGGAACGGGGTGGAGGCGTCGATCGGGCCGGGGAAGTCTCCGCCGACCGCGAGGTTGAGGATGATGTAGAACGGGTGGTCGAAGATCCACGGTCCGCGGGTCGCCTCGACGGTCGCCTTGCTGGCGTAGAAGACCTGGGTTCCGTCGAGCAGGAACCGGATGCCCTTGCTGTCCCACTCGGCCGTCCAGACGTGGAACGCGGTGGAGAGGTCGGCCGCGCCGGGCGTGGTGTACTTCTGCCCGTAGCCCCCGCCGCCGTTGTACTGCGGCGCGTGCAGGGTCGAGTAGCCCTCGGTGGTGTTGCGGCCGAGGACCTCCATGATGTCGATCTCGCCGTTGTACGGCCACGGGCGGCCGGTGAGGAAATCGGCGCCCATCATCCAGAACGCGGGCCAGAGGCCGTTGCCCTTGGGCACCTTGATCCTGGCCTCGACCCGGCCGTACTGCGCGGTGAACTTGCCGCCGGTGTTCATCCGGGCGGAGGTGTACTCGCGGCCGTTCGAGGCCTCCTTACGCGCCTCGATGACGAGGTTGCCGCCGCCGTCCATCTGCGCGTTGTTGCTGTTCTCGGAGTAGTACTGGATCTCGCCGTTCTGCGGGAAGCCCGGGTCGTAGGTCCACTTCGCCGTGCTCGGCCTGGTGCCGGCCGGGTCGTTGAACTCGTCGCTCCAGACCAGGTTGGTCGCCGGGAACGTCGGGTCGGCGGGCCTGGCGGGCGGGGTGTTCGGCGCGCCGCCGGTGCCGTAGACGTTGAAGTCGTACAGCGAATAGCCGTACGGGCCGGAGCGGGCGGTGCCGTACATCCGCACGTAGCGGCCGCTGCCGGAGACGTTGAGGACCTCCTTGAAGCCCTTGCCGGTCGTCGTGGAGTAGATGTCGGTCCAGGTGGACGCGTTCGGCGAGACCTGGATCCGGTACGCGGTCGCGTACGCCGGGTCCCACTGCAACTCCACCCGGCTGATCTGTGCGGTGGCGCCGAGGTCGACGTAGATCCAGCCCGGGTCCACCCAGCCGGTGGTCGAGCTCGTCGCCCAGCGGGTGGCCGGGTCCAGGTCGAAGGCCTTGCCGACGGTGCACGGGTTGCAGTTGACGTCGTTCTGCTCGCTCGACGCCGCGCCCGGCTTGTTGTACGACAGCAGCGTGGCGGTGCCGGTCGGCGGTGTCGTGGGTGGTGTCGTCGGTGGCGTCGTCGGCGGGGTTCCGCCGGAGAAGACCTGGAACTCCCAGAGCGAGTAGCCGTAGATCGCCAACGCCCGCTCGGTGAGGTTGAGCCGCACGTACCGGGCGTTGCCCGCGACGGTGATCGCCTGGGCGCCGACGTTGCCGCGCAGCGTGCCGGTGGCGTTGGTGAAGGTCGTGCCGTTCGTGGAGAACTGCACCGTGAACGCCGTCGCGTATGCGGCCTCCCAGTTCAGATTCACGCTGCTCACGGCCGTCGTGGCGCCGAGGTCGACCTGTAGCCACTGGCTGGGCGCGAAGGCGCTGGACCAGCGGGTGCCGGTGTTGCCGTCCGTGGCGGCGGAGGCGGGGGTGCCCGCCCACTCCACGGAGGAGGCCGTGGTCGGCTTGCCCTGCGAGACGATCACCTCGGCCGCCTCGGCGTCCCGGACCGTGACGACCAGGAAGGCGGCGAGCAGACCGAGGAGCGCTGCGGTGAGGGCGACGGCCCTCGTGGGCGACGTGCTGCGCCCTCCGCCTCGGAACACGGCTGAACTCATGAACGGGTCCTCCTTGCGGGGAATCAAGAAGTGGGGGATGGGGATGTGAGGGGATGTGTCGATGTGATTACCGAGCCGCTACATGCGTGAGAAAGCGCTCTTTGATAGGTCACTTTGAACCCCGGGTTAACGGGTGTCAATGCCTGCTAGAGGCTCGGGAAGCGCTTCCTCGTACGCGCTCTCAGAAGGCGCGTGCGGATCCGCCGGGGATCGACGCTTGTCTCCGCAGGTAGGCGCGCTGACGGGCGGCGTGGCACCCGATCAGGGCGGCGCCGCAAACTCACGGTTCCGGAACTTCGGCATCCGGGCGCCACGATGCGCGGCCCGTCCACAATG belongs to Amorphoplanes digitatis and includes:
- a CDS encoding DUF1996 domain-containing protein gives rise to the protein MKKRSLSIAAAVVAVLTTYVVAAQSSASAADPLLSQGRPATASSTESAAFPASNAVDGNPGTRWSSAFSDPQWLQVDLGGTATVSSVVLAWETAYSRTFSVQVSPNGSTWTTIKANVAGTGGRQSVAVAGSGRYVRMLSTARATQWGVSLTEFEVYGTGGGPTAPPTIPPGAVRVAEFLADCPYSHRLPDDPIVFPSMPGASHMHSFFGSTVTNAYSTVNDLLNANSNCNPSIDKSSYWIPTFYNNNVPVEPTTGIFYYLGEGVSDALIAQTQPLPLGLRIVAGNAKATGPNDNTISRWSCLHAGEVGSSHDFVTCPAGTMLESYLDFPHCWDGVHLDSADHKSHMAYPVNNACPTSHPVVVPKLRQVMRYPVSGNPAGFRLASGPGYTMHGDFFNAWPEDEMARRVNDCIRIIVKCGTNGRP
- a CDS encoding discoidin domain-containing protein, which produces MSSAVFRGGGRSTSPTRAVALTAALLGLLAAFLVVTVRDAEAAEVIVSQGKPTTASSVEWAGTPASAATDGNTGTRWSSAFAPSQWLQVDLGATTAVSSVNLNWEAAYATAFTVQFSTNGTTFTNATGTLRGNVGAQAITVAGNARYVRLNLTERALAIYGYSLWEFQVFSGGTPPTTPPTTPPTTPPTGTATLLSYNKPGAASSEQNDVNCNPCTVGKAFDLDPATRWATSSTTGWVDPGWIYVDLGATAQISRVELQWDPAYATAYRIQVSPNASTWTDIYSTTTGKGFKEVLNVSGSGRYVRMYGTARSGPYGYSLYDFNVYGTGGAPNTPPARPADPTFPATNLVWSDEFNDPAGTRPSTAKWTYDPGFPQNGEIQYYSENSNNAQMDGGGNLVIEARKEASNGREYTSARMNTGGKFTAQYGRVEARIKVPKGNGLWPAFWMMGADFLTGRPWPYNGEIDIMEVLGRNTTEGYSTLHAPQYNGGGGYGQKYTTPGAADLSTAFHVWTAEWDSKGIRFLLDGTQVFYASKATVEATRGPWIFDHPFYIILNLAVGGDFPGPIDASTPFPSRMLVDYVRVYK